One Bradyrhizobium sp. ISRA464 genomic window carries:
- a CDS encoding enoyl-CoA hydratase/isomerase family protein, with protein MTDNSVILEKRGQAFRITINRPDKRNALNADVIAGIAKGYRDAHDDKDVRVIVLTGAGDKAFCAGADLQNSGAAFAMDYSRPNVDYADLLRLSQNSTKPAIARVGGVCMAGGMGLLCMTDMAVAADHVIFGLPEVKVGVFPMQVMSLLQSIAPPRLVNEWALTGEPFDASTAQAAGLLNYVVPAAELDAKIDWLIGRIVDKSPTAIRRGKYAMRAIASMSFDESIAYTESQIALLAMTEDAKEGLKAFSEKRKPSWPGR; from the coding sequence ATGACCGACAACAGCGTCATTCTCGAAAAGCGCGGGCAGGCATTCAGGATTACCATCAACCGGCCCGACAAGCGGAACGCCCTCAACGCTGACGTGATCGCAGGCATTGCCAAGGGTTATCGCGACGCGCATGACGACAAGGACGTGCGCGTCATTGTGTTGACCGGTGCGGGCGACAAAGCGTTCTGCGCCGGCGCTGACCTGCAGAACAGCGGCGCAGCGTTCGCGATGGACTACTCACGCCCCAATGTCGATTATGCCGACCTGCTGCGGCTGTCGCAGAACTCGACCAAACCGGCCATCGCGCGGGTCGGCGGCGTCTGCATGGCGGGCGGCATGGGCCTGTTGTGCATGACGGACATGGCAGTCGCGGCCGATCATGTGATCTTCGGCCTGCCGGAAGTAAAGGTCGGCGTGTTTCCAATGCAGGTGATGAGCCTGCTGCAATCGATTGCGCCGCCACGCCTCGTCAATGAATGGGCGTTGACCGGTGAACCCTTTGACGCCAGCACCGCGCAGGCAGCCGGTCTCCTGAATTATGTCGTGCCTGCCGCCGAGCTCGACGCCAAGATCGATTGGCTGATTGGACGCATCGTCGACAAGTCGCCGACTGCAATCCGGCGCGGCAAATACGCTATGCGTGCGATTGCCTCGATGTCGTTTGACGAGAGTATCGCCTACACCGAAAGCCAGATCGCGCTGCTTGCCATGACGGAGGATGCGAAGGAGGGACTTAAGGCATTTTCGGAGAAGCGCAAACCGAGCTGGCCAGGACGGTAG
- a CDS encoding molybdopterin oxidoreductase family protein, whose protein sequence is MNQHARVDIRHSTCPHDCPSACALDVEVLEGRSIGRIRGSKQQTYTAGVVCAKVARYAERIHHPERLVYPLRRTGPKGSGQFARISWDDALDEIAARFDAAEREFGAESVWPYYYAGTMGLVMRDGLNRLSHVKKYSRFYATICATIARIGFTVGTGKIAGVDPREMGASDLVVIWGTNPVNTQVNVMTHASRARKERGAKIAAVDVYNNETMKQADIKILLRPGTDGAFACAVMHVLFREGLADRDYLARYTDCPDELEAHLKTRTPEWASAISGVPVAEIEAFARIVGQTKRSFFRLGYGFTRSRNGAAQMHAALCIPAVTGAWQYEGGGAFFNNAGIWGFDESIIEGHDAIDPATRVLDQSKIGRILTGDAEALKGGGPVKAMLIQNTNPMTVAPEQALVRQGFAREDLFVAVHEQFMTETAQMADIVLPATMFMEHDDLYYGGGHQHISVGPKLIDPPGECRSNHEVMQALGRRLNAVHPGFDITARELIDATLKKSGHGDIETLEAELWRDLQPDFRTSHYLDGFAHPDKKFHFKVDWGQVPVGTGGLMGAWERMPSLPDHWTIIEEADEQHPFRLATSPSRSFLNTTFNETPSSQAREGVPTVMIHPEDAAALSIADGDPVTLGNMRGETTLTAKLFDGVRRGVLIAESVHPNKAHIGGRGINMLTGAEAVAPVGGAAFHDNKVWVRKASAPV, encoded by the coding sequence ATGAACCAGCACGCCAGGGTCGACATCCGCCATTCCACCTGTCCGCACGACTGCCCCTCGGCATGTGCGCTTGACGTTGAAGTCCTCGAGGGCCGTTCGATCGGCCGCATCCGAGGCTCCAAACAGCAGACCTATACGGCGGGCGTGGTCTGCGCGAAGGTCGCGCGCTATGCGGAGCGGATTCACCACCCCGAACGGCTGGTGTATCCGTTGCGCCGGACCGGCCCGAAGGGTTCCGGCCAGTTTGCGCGGATATCATGGGATGATGCGCTGGACGAAATCGCGGCGCGCTTCGATGCTGCGGAACGCGAGTTCGGTGCCGAGTCTGTCTGGCCTTACTATTACGCGGGCACCATGGGGCTCGTGATGCGCGACGGTCTCAACCGTCTTTCGCATGTGAAGAAGTACTCGCGCTTTTATGCGACCATCTGCGCGACCATCGCCCGCATCGGATTTACGGTGGGGACCGGCAAGATCGCAGGCGTTGACCCCCGCGAGATGGGTGCCTCCGATCTCGTCGTGATCTGGGGCACCAATCCGGTGAACACCCAGGTCAACGTGATGACGCACGCATCGCGCGCTCGAAAGGAGCGTGGCGCAAAGATTGCGGCGGTCGACGTCTACAACAACGAGACGATGAAGCAGGCCGACATCAAGATCCTGCTGCGGCCGGGGACCGATGGCGCCTTCGCGTGCGCCGTGATGCACGTGCTGTTCCGCGAAGGTCTAGCCGATCGCGATTATCTCGCACGCTATACCGATTGCCCGGACGAGCTCGAAGCACATCTGAAGACCCGCACGCCGGAATGGGCCTCGGCGATCTCAGGCGTGCCGGTGGCGGAGATCGAGGCGTTTGCGCGCATCGTCGGGCAGACCAAGCGTTCGTTCTTCCGTCTCGGCTACGGCTTCACGCGCAGCCGCAACGGCGCCGCCCAGATGCACGCTGCGCTCTGCATTCCCGCGGTCACCGGCGCCTGGCAATACGAAGGTGGCGGCGCATTTTTCAACAACGCTGGAATCTGGGGCTTCGACGAATCCATTATCGAGGGGCATGACGCGATCGACCCTGCGACGAGGGTGCTGGACCAGTCCAAGATCGGCCGCATCCTGACCGGCGATGCCGAGGCTCTGAAGGGCGGCGGCCCGGTCAAGGCGATGCTGATCCAGAACACCAATCCGATGACGGTCGCGCCGGAGCAGGCGCTGGTGCGGCAAGGATTTGCCCGCGAAGACCTGTTCGTCGCCGTGCACGAGCAGTTCATGACCGAGACCGCGCAGATGGCCGATATTGTGCTGCCGGCGACGATGTTCATGGAGCACGACGACCTCTATTATGGCGGCGGCCACCAGCATATTTCGGTCGGCCCGAAGCTGATCGATCCGCCCGGCGAATGCCGCTCCAATCATGAGGTGATGCAGGCACTCGGCCGCCGCCTGAACGCCGTGCATCCCGGCTTCGACATCACGGCGCGCGAGCTGATCGACGCGACGCTGAAGAAGAGCGGTCATGGCGATATAGAGACGCTCGAGGCCGAGCTTTGGCGTGATCTGCAGCCTGACTTCCGCACCTCGCACTATCTCGACGGCTTCGCCCATCCCGACAAGAAGTTCCATTTTAAGGTCGATTGGGGCCAGGTTCCGGTGGGGACTGGCGGGCTGATGGGGGCCTGGGAGCGGATGCCTTCGCTGCCGGACCACTGGACGATCATAGAGGAAGCGGACGAGCAGCATCCATTCCGGCTCGCGACGTCGCCGTCGCGCAGTTTCCTCAACACCACCTTCAACGAAACGCCGTCCTCGCAGGCCCGCGAGGGTGTGCCGACCGTGATGATCCACCCCGAGGATGCAGCAGCGCTTTCGATCGCCGACGGCGACCCGGTGACACTCGGCAATATGCGAGGCGAGACCACGCTGACCGCAAAATTGTTCGATGGTGTTCGCCGCGGCGTGCTGATCGCCGAATCGGTTCATCCGAACAAGGCCCATATCGGCGGCCGCGGCATCAATATGCTGACAGGAGCCGAGGCCGTCGCACCTGTCGGCGGAGCCGCGTTCCACGACAACAAGGTCTGGGTCAGGAAGGCATCGGCGCCCGTATAA
- a CDS encoding extracellular solute-binding protein, with translation MRKRLGPSRRDVLKRSGAVLAGAALSTRVMAAAPPAEPVTPALIAAATKEGQVNYYTSTDLPVAEKLARAFEAKYPGIAVRVERTGAERVFQRIGQEYSSNIHAVDVVNSSDAAHFIVWKRNGILAPYVPEEVAKFYPVEHRDVDGQFASFRVWLSIIAYNTNLVKAEEAPKSFDDLLDPKWKGKIVKAHPSYSGTIMTATYQMQRDLGWSYFEKLAKQNIMQVQSSTDPPKKLDLGERAVMADGNEYNIFQLKEAGRPVEPVYATEESPIIVGPNGIFKDCPHPNAAKLFQAFALGREAQQLNIDIGGLRSVHAQTREKAGRKPLNEIKTMKDDPAAVEREGESIKSHYTRIFRV, from the coding sequence ATGAGGAAACGTCTCGGGCCATCGCGCCGCGATGTGCTGAAACGCTCCGGTGCGGTGCTTGCGGGCGCCGCCTTGTCAACGCGAGTCATGGCCGCCGCGCCTCCGGCCGAGCCAGTTACGCCAGCGCTGATCGCCGCGGCGACGAAGGAGGGACAGGTCAACTACTACACCTCGACCGATTTGCCGGTCGCCGAGAAATTGGCAAGGGCGTTCGAGGCGAAATATCCGGGCATCGCCGTACGCGTCGAGCGGACCGGCGCGGAGCGCGTATTCCAGCGCATCGGCCAGGAATACTCCAGCAACATTCACGCCGTGGACGTCGTGAACTCTTCCGACGCCGCACATTTCATTGTCTGGAAGCGGAACGGCATTTTGGCGCCTTATGTCCCCGAGGAGGTCGCAAAGTTCTATCCGGTTGAGCACCGCGACGTGGACGGCCAGTTCGCGAGCTTCCGTGTCTGGCTTTCGATCATCGCGTACAACACGAACCTGGTGAAGGCCGAGGAGGCGCCAAAGAGCTTTGACGATCTGCTCGATCCGAAATGGAAGGGCAAGATCGTCAAGGCGCATCCCAGCTACAGCGGCACGATCATGACAGCGACCTACCAGATGCAGCGCGATCTCGGCTGGAGCTATTTCGAGAAGTTGGCGAAGCAGAACATCATGCAGGTACAGTCTTCGACGGATCCGCCTAAGAAGCTCGATCTGGGTGAGCGAGCGGTGATGGCCGACGGCAATGAGTACAACATCTTCCAGTTGAAGGAGGCCGGCCGGCCGGTCGAGCCGGTCTACGCCACCGAAGAGTCTCCGATCATTGTTGGCCCGAATGGAATCTTCAAGGATTGTCCGCATCCGAATGCTGCGAAGCTGTTTCAGGCGTTCGCGCTGGGGCGCGAGGCGCAGCAGCTCAATATCGACATTGGCGGTCTGCGCTCCGTCCATGCGCAAACCCGGGAAAAGGCTGGACGCAAGCCGCTGAACGAGATCAAGACGATGAAGGACGATCCCGCCGCGGTGGAGCGGGAGGGAGAGTCGATCAAGTCGCACTACACCCGTATCTTTCGGGTTTGA
- a CDS encoding DUF3551 domain-containing protein, with amino-acid sequence MRRLTSAILVLGTLGGFAPASAQTYDPGYPVCMHVYGEKIGDRIDCVFTSFAQCAATASSLPATCLVNPYYAGARRLPLPRSHRPRNW; translated from the coding sequence ATGAGACGACTCACGTCCGCAATTCTCGTTCTGGGCACGCTCGGGGGCTTTGCGCCGGCGTCTGCTCAGACGTACGATCCCGGCTATCCCGTCTGCATGCACGTCTATGGCGAGAAGATCGGTGACAGGATCGATTGCGTCTTCACGTCTTTCGCGCAGTGCGCAGCGACAGCGAGTAGCCTACCGGCGACCTGCCTCGTCAACCCTTACTATGCCGGCGCGAGGCGATTGCCGCTCCCGCGGTCTCACAGACCGCGGAATTGGTAG
- a CDS encoding transporter substrate-binding domain-containing protein, whose protein sequence is MTWTRRDVLAVAIATSITGTTRVSRAQAPLASAVAALCPTGKLRAALIVSNPVLVTRRSDGTLGGVSVTVARALAAYLGVPTELKPYDNPARYNESLETDDWDVGLAARDPSRADHLAFSATFMEVDNGYVARAGAAPTSADDVDRPGVKIAVAQGSAPHTVLRRLIKQAEIVPVPGGFEAARDTLAKGNADVYGENLHLAHRIADAVPGAHVLPGRFNVVQMAIGVRKRAVAALPAVDEFVTKIRAEGTVQKAITESGLNGVRVP, encoded by the coding sequence ATGACGTGGACACGGAGAGACGTACTCGCCGTCGCGATTGCGACCTCAATCACAGGCACGACGCGGGTTTCTCGCGCGCAAGCGCCGCTCGCTTCGGCGGTAGCCGCGCTCTGTCCGACCGGCAAGCTACGGGCTGCTCTGATCGTCTCCAACCCTGTTCTGGTCACCCGCCGCTCCGACGGTACACTCGGCGGGGTGTCAGTCACCGTCGCCCGCGCGCTGGCTGCGTATCTGGGCGTTCCGACCGAACTGAAGCCCTATGACAATCCCGCGCGCTACAACGAGAGCCTCGAAACGGACGACTGGGATGTTGGGCTTGCCGCGCGCGATCCTTCCCGAGCCGATCATCTCGCGTTCAGCGCCACCTTCATGGAGGTGGATAATGGTTACGTCGCCCGCGCCGGCGCGGCACCGACGAGTGCCGATGATGTCGACCGGCCGGGCGTAAAGATCGCCGTGGCACAGGGAAGTGCACCACACACGGTGTTGCGCCGTTTGATAAAGCAGGCGGAGATCGTCCCGGTGCCGGGTGGTTTCGAGGCAGCGCGCGATACGCTTGCGAAGGGAAATGCCGATGTCTACGGCGAGAACCTGCACCTCGCTCATCGGATCGCTGACGCCGTCCCGGGCGCCCATGTGCTGCCCGGACGTTTCAATGTCGTGCAGATGGCGATCGGAGTGCGTAAGCGGGCGGTTGCGGCACTGCCCGCCGTTGACGAGTTCGTGACCAAAATTCGAGCCGAAGGCACTGTACAGAAGGCAATCACCGAGTCCGGGCTGAACGGCGTTAGAGTGCCCTGA
- a CDS encoding substrate-binding domain-containing protein, protein MRCVLDWGHQNGTVRPCSSPASDRSWFGAPKRSTPCPRNLAGNKVNISYDEAGIVRKRILRGEDFDVTFLPAGWEEIRKTLADDPVAVAHSDLGMAVLSTVPKPDTSTNEATKRTLLAVKSIVYTDPKTGGIAGVLFARMIERLGIADEINKKSKLVAGQLNATFVAKGEAELAIQLSSEIHEVSGVQFVPMPPEFRARVTFSGAVAAGANEPGTAKAFLEFLTAPGGA, encoded by the coding sequence GTGCGCTGTGTGCTTGACTGGGGACATCAGAATGGGACGGTCCGGCCGTGCTCCAGCCCCGCCAGTGATCGAAGCTGGTTCGGGGCACCGAAAAGGAGCACGCCATGTCCCAGAAATCTAGCGGGTAACAAGGTCAACATCAGCTATGACGAGGCAGGTATAGTCAGGAAACGCATTCTCCGCGGCGAAGATTTCGATGTAACCTTTTTGCCCGCTGGTTGGGAAGAGATTCGGAAAACATTAGCCGACGACCCTGTTGCCGTTGCCCATTCCGATCTTGGGATGGCTGTACTCTCGACCGTGCCAAAGCCTGACACCAGTACGAATGAGGCGACAAAGCGGACGCTGCTGGCCGTCAAATCGATTGTCTATACCGATCCAAAGACGGGAGGCATCGCTGGCGTCTTGTTCGCGCGAATGATTGAGCGCCTTGGCATCGCCGATGAGATCAACAAGAAGAGCAAACTTGTAGCGGGCCAGCTCAACGCCACGTTTGTTGCTAAGGGCGAAGCCGAACTTGCGATCCAGTTATCAAGTGAAATTCATGAAGTGTCGGGCGTTCAGTTCGTCCCGATGCCTCCCGAGTTCCGCGCGAGGGTTACATTTTCGGGCGCAGTCGCAGCCGGCGCCAACGAGCCAGGAACGGCTAAGGCTTTTCTTGAGTTCCTCACCGCCCCAGGGGGCGCTTAG
- a CDS encoding IS110 family transposase yields MGHHTEVFVGIDTSKSRNAIAIAEGGRGGEVRYLGEFSATEATIRKLVAKLAAKCCHLTFCYEAGPTGYGLYRLLKSLGHDCLVVAPSLVPKKAGDRVKTNRRDAVSLAKLLRAGELTAVWVPDERHEAMRDLSRARQAVKKDLQGKRQQISSLMLRLGRIYPGKTTWGPAHMRWLMSQKLEHREQRIAFEELLEGIRQESERMERLEDAIREVVAEWSLAEVVAALQAMRGIDLIAAVGVLAEIGDLSRFQNPRELMGYLGLVPTENSTGDKVKRGGITKAGNGRARRILVEAAWSYRYPPRVSRDKQPKVEAAPRRAREIAWKAQTRLCGRFRSLERKGKRRTVIVTAIARELSAFIWAINRELMPPRQA; encoded by the coding sequence GTGGGTCATCATACCGAGGTCTTTGTCGGAATCGATACGTCAAAATCGCGCAATGCAATAGCCATTGCCGAAGGCGGCCGTGGCGGCGAGGTACGATATCTCGGGGAGTTTTCTGCCACGGAGGCAACGATCCGAAAGCTGGTGGCAAAGCTTGCAGCGAAATGCTGTCATCTGACATTTTGCTACGAAGCAGGGCCGACAGGATATGGCCTCTACAGACTGCTCAAGAGCCTCGGCCATGACTGCCTGGTGGTGGCTCCCTCGCTCGTTCCGAAGAAGGCCGGCGATCGAGTGAAGACGAACCGGCGCGATGCGGTAAGCCTCGCCAAGCTGTTGCGCGCGGGCGAGCTCACCGCGGTGTGGGTGCCGGACGAGCGCCATGAGGCTATGCGCGATCTCTCGCGCGCCCGTCAGGCAGTAAAGAAGGACCTCCAGGGCAAGCGTCAACAGATCTCGTCATTGATGCTGCGGCTGGGACGCATCTATCCGGGCAAGACAACGTGGGGACCAGCCCACATGAGATGGCTGATGTCGCAGAAGCTCGAGCATCGCGAGCAGCGCATCGCATTCGAAGAGTTACTTGAGGGGATACGCCAGGAAAGTGAGCGGATGGAGCGTTTGGAGGATGCCATCCGCGAGGTGGTGGCCGAGTGGTCGCTTGCCGAGGTTGTCGCGGCCCTGCAGGCGATGCGGGGGATTGATCTCATTGCGGCTGTGGGGGTGCTGGCCGAGATCGGTGATCTCTCCCGCTTTCAAAATCCGCGCGAGCTGATGGGCTATCTGGGTCTGGTGCCCACGGAAAACTCGACTGGTGACAAGGTCAAGCGAGGCGGCATCACCAAAGCCGGTAATGGGCGGGCGCGACGTATTCTTGTGGAGGCGGCCTGGAGCTATCGATATCCGCCGCGCGTGAGCCGAGACAAGCAGCCAAAGGTGGAGGCCGCACCGAGACGCGCGCGAGAGATTGCGTGGAAAGCGCAAACCAGATTGTGCGGACGCTTCCGCTCACTCGAGCGGAAGGGCAAGCGGCGAACCGTAATCGTCACGGCGATTGCCCGAGAGCTATCCGCCTTCATTTGGGCAATCAATCGCGAGCTCATGCCACCTCGACAGGCGTAA
- a CDS encoding SDR family NAD(P)-dependent oxidoreductase, protein MTDGRAIALLLAQRSAVNYAGHADAAEQVASEIKAGEGRAITARADVSDFRAVQAMIQQTAAQLGAVTILVNNAGVSHQATLDTFDDQQFERMRRVNADGVIHATRAVMTGMRAAHYGRIINITSIAAISTALPGNAFYAATKAEAAILTRRFAMELGPDGITVNAVAPGFVRTDMTQGRRSTAEWEAIEKRLAERTMMGRIGQPADIANAVAFLADPESDWVTAQMLVVDGGRTNYIAHG, encoded by the coding sequence GTGACCGATGGCCGCGCGATCGCGCTTCTGCTGGCGCAGCGGAGCGCCGTCAACTACGCCGGTCACGCGGACGCGGCCGAGCAGGTCGCTTCCGAAATCAAGGCCGGAGAGGGACGCGCCATCACAGCGCGTGCAGATGTTTCGGACTTTCGCGCAGTTCAGGCGATGATCCAGCAGACCGCAGCGCAGCTTGGCGCGGTGACTATCCTGGTCAACAATGCCGGGGTATCCCATCAGGCGACGCTCGATACCTTCGATGATCAGCAGTTCGAGCGCATGCGTCGCGTCAACGCGGACGGCGTCATCCATGCGACACGCGCCGTTATGACAGGTATGCGCGCAGCCCACTACGGCAGGATCATCAACATTACTTCGATCGCAGCGATCAGCACGGCGCTCCCCGGAAACGCATTCTACGCCGCGACGAAGGCGGAGGCCGCAATCCTGACGCGACGCTTCGCGATGGAACTCGGCCCTGACGGAATCACCGTGAACGCGGTGGCGCCGGGATTTGTCCGCACGGACATGACGCAGGGGAGGCGCAGTACTGCCGAATGGGAGGCGATCGAGAAGCGTCTCGCCGAGAGAACTATGATGGGGCGGATCGGGCAACCTGCGGACATTGCCAACGCCGTGGCCTTCCTTGCAGACCCGGAGTCGGACTGGGTGACGGCGCAAATGCTCGTGGTGGATGGCGGACGCACGAACTACATCGCGCATGGGTAA
- a CDS encoding SDR family oxidoreductase yields the protein MIDYRKLFDLTGKTAVVLGAASGIGKSSAEALASLGARVFCADRTQEGADATAAAIRAQGGLAAAVGCDAADRTDVEALAGKALAEFQRVDIAVTTPGLNIRKTILDYTDADLDRVINLNIKGTVWFFQAFGRIMVKQQGGSLIACSSVRAVTIEPGLAVYGSTKAAIGLLVKGFASEVGRSGVRVNAIAPSIAETALTGPFKQRPDIYDLYAGHTVFNRWSTADEVATAVAYLASDAASYVSGSTLFVDGGWTAVDGPPTGLTQLAR from the coding sequence GTGATCGACTATCGCAAGCTGTTTGATCTCACCGGCAAGACCGCCGTTGTGCTGGGCGCGGCTTCAGGGATTGGCAAATCGTCCGCCGAAGCGCTGGCGTCGCTTGGCGCGCGCGTCTTCTGTGCTGACCGTACCCAGGAGGGTGCGGATGCGACCGCGGCAGCAATCCGCGCGCAAGGTGGATTGGCGGCGGCGGTTGGTTGCGATGCCGCTGACCGTACGGACGTGGAGGCATTGGCAGGGAAGGCACTGGCGGAATTTCAGCGCGTCGACATCGCCGTCACGACGCCGGGGCTGAATATCCGCAAGACCATCCTCGACTATACCGACGCGGACCTCGATCGCGTCATCAACCTCAACATCAAGGGCACCGTCTGGTTCTTCCAGGCGTTCGGCCGCATCATGGTCAAGCAGCAAGGGGGCAGCCTGATCGCCTGCTCGTCGGTACGCGCAGTGACCATCGAGCCCGGCCTTGCTGTCTACGGATCGACCAAGGCGGCGATCGGACTGTTGGTGAAGGGCTTTGCGTCGGAGGTCGGGCGTTCAGGCGTCCGGGTCAACGCGATCGCGCCGAGTATTGCGGAGACTGCTCTGACCGGGCCGTTCAAACAGCGTCCCGATATCTATGACCTCTATGCCGGACACACCGTTTTCAATCGCTGGAGCACCGCCGACGAGGTCGCGACCGCGGTCGCCTATTTGGCCTCGGATGCCGCAAGCTATGTCAGCGGCAGCACGCTGTTTGTTGACGGTGGCTGGACCGCAGTCGATGGACCGCCGACGGGGCTGACCCAACTGGCACGTTAG
- a CDS encoding GntR family transcriptional regulator yields the protein MKRSELRFPRRRGGRPRTETAAARIYTDLRAELVSLLRRPGEPILEGQIALSYGVSRTPVREAILRLSDEGLLEIFPQSGIFVSRIPLAALPEAIIVRRSLEETTARMATERASSSQILALHSILERQREANVAADREAFHQADEAFHAAIADIAGYPGIWRLILQVKVHVDRFRRLTLPQRGRMAEIVAEHEAIMTAIEARDPNAAGTAMVRHIERLLVDISATPHSNPEFFDQQREPI from the coding sequence CTGAAGAGATCCGAACTCCGCTTCCCGCGCAGACGGGGCGGCCGGCCCCGCACCGAGACGGCAGCGGCCCGCATCTATACCGACCTGCGCGCGGAATTGGTCTCTTTGCTGCGCCGACCGGGTGAGCCGATCCTGGAAGGGCAGATCGCCCTCTCCTACGGCGTCAGCCGGACGCCGGTGCGCGAAGCGATCCTGCGGCTATCAGATGAGGGCCTACTCGAGATTTTCCCGCAGTCGGGCATCTTCGTATCTCGCATCCCGTTGGCCGCGCTCCCCGAGGCGATCATCGTCCGCAGGTCGCTCGAGGAAACAACAGCGCGTATGGCGACAGAGCGAGCCAGTTCCAGCCAGATCCTTGCCCTGCATTCTATCCTGGAGCGTCAGCGCGAGGCGAACGTGGCGGCAGATCGGGAGGCCTTCCATCAGGCCGACGAGGCCTTTCACGCCGCCATCGCGGACATCGCTGGATATCCGGGCATCTGGAGGCTTATCCTGCAGGTCAAGGTCCACGTCGATCGCTTCCGGCGCCTCACCCTCCCGCAACGCGGGCGGATGGCAGAGATTGTCGCTGAGCATGAGGCCATCATGACCGCGATCGAGGCACGCGATCCCAACGCCGCCGGAACTGCGATGGTCAGGCATATTGAGCGCCTTCTGGTCGACATTTCGGCCACTCCGCACAGCAATCCGGAGTTCTTCGACCAGCAACGCGAGCCGATATGA
- a CDS encoding amidohydrolase family protein: protein MALRCSARLSRLHQDQRRITGLAGRAKAAGYPERPIKTAEPFALVRPHAALQPVWSDQDRATRTACGLRPPPGIPTLPLKNKNREAIVMTTRRDFLKAGATAAAGIVFCSCGGVHNANAQHSRQKLPVTVNGKRVKTIDIHSHCHFREAGALLRADADKLQLPPVNGAAEAFIEIDKRLAAMDAQAVDMEVLSINPFWYDRDRDLAGQIVKIQNEKLAELCASNPDRFAAFASLTLQAPDLAVQELETAVKKQRLKGAAIGGVVDGVEFSDPKFHPVWAKAEELGVPLFIHPQGIPELNKRLSGNGWLGNTIANPLETTIALSHLIFEGTFDRFPGLKVIAAHGGGYLPSYADRSDHACLVGPKGCNPDIKLKKAPSEYLKQIYFDSLVFTPEAIRHLAAQVGASQIVLGSDYPYPWQLAPADHILACSSLSDDDKANILGRTAARLLGMAA from the coding sequence ATGGCGCTGCGTTGCAGCGCTCGACTATCGCGACTTCATCAGGATCAGCGCCGTATCACCGGTCTTGCAGGACGAGCCAAAGCAGCCGGCTATCCGGAACGTCCGATCAAGACCGCCGAGCCCTTCGCGTTGGTCCGCCCACACGCCGCCCTCCAGCCGGTCTGGTCGGATCAAGATCGCGCGACACGCACAGCGTGTGGCTTGCGACCACCTCCCGGCATCCCTACGCTGCCCCTCAAGAACAAGAACAGGGAGGCGATCGTCATGACCACAAGGCGAGATTTCCTGAAAGCCGGAGCAACGGCGGCTGCCGGCATCGTATTCTGCAGCTGTGGGGGCGTTCACAACGCAAATGCACAGCATTCGCGCCAAAAGTTGCCGGTCACGGTCAACGGCAAGCGCGTCAAGACTATCGACATTCACTCGCATTGTCACTTTCGCGAAGCGGGCGCCCTGCTCCGCGCCGACGCCGACAAATTGCAATTGCCACCGGTCAATGGCGCAGCCGAAGCGTTCATTGAGATCGACAAACGCCTCGCCGCGATGGACGCGCAGGCGGTGGATATGGAGGTGCTGTCGATCAATCCGTTCTGGTACGACCGGGACCGCGACCTTGCTGGACAGATCGTCAAGATCCAGAACGAGAAGCTCGCCGAACTTTGCGCCTCAAATCCCGATCGGTTTGCGGCGTTCGCGTCGTTGACACTGCAGGCGCCGGATCTTGCCGTTCAGGAGCTTGAGACCGCCGTGAAAAAACAGCGCCTGAAGGGCGCTGCGATCGGCGGCGTTGTCGATGGCGTCGAATTCTCCGACCCTAAGTTTCATCCGGTGTGGGCCAAGGCGGAAGAGCTCGGCGTGCCACTGTTCATCCATCCGCAGGGCATTCCGGAACTAAACAAGCGGCTCTCAGGTAATGGCTGGCTTGGGAACACCATCGCCAACCCGCTCGAGACCACGATCGCGCTTTCACACCTGATTTTCGAGGGCACGTTCGACCGCTTCCCAGGACTCAAGGTCATCGCTGCGCATGGCGGAGGCTATCTGCCCTCCTATGCCGATCGCTCGGACCATGCTTGCCTGGTCGGACCAAAGGGATGCAATCCCGACATCAAGCTCAAGAAGGCGCCGTCGGAGTATCTCAAGCAGATCTACTTTGACTCCCTGGTCTTCACGCCGGAGGCCATCCGCCACCTGGCGGCACAGGTCGGCGCCAGCCAGATCGTGCTGGGAAGCGATTATCCCTATCCATGGCAACTGGCCCCGGCCGACCACATCCTTGCCTGTTCATCGCTGAGTGATGACGACAAGGCCAACATCCTTGGCCGCACCGCCGCACGACTGCTCGGAATGGCTGCGTAG